A region from the Takifugu rubripes chromosome 22, fTakRub1.2, whole genome shotgun sequence genome encodes:
- the pde4ca gene encoding cAMP-specific 3',5'-cyclic phosphodiesterase 4D isoform X8, protein MMNKDSRFSRKTHGNFSTRRHSCIGFDVENGLSVGRSPLDPQASPGSGLVIQANFPHSQRRESFLYRSDSDFDLSPKGPSRNSSTASDLEESLKHWEVNWLSSRHTEDMIVTPFAQVLASLRTVRGNFAIITNQQDRPVSKTRSAGSNPPSMCKTSLAEEPHQQLAIETLDELDWCLEQLETLKTRHSVSEMASNKFKRMLNRELSQLSETSRSGNQVSEFISSTFLEKQHDMDIMSTPTKEKDKKKRPMSQISGVKKATHSPSLAPSTIPRFGVNASQEGLLAKEMEDVNRWGIDIFKIAEYSGRRPLTVTMYTIFQERELLKSFKIPTDTFLTFMMTLEDHYHADVAYHNNIHAADVVQSTHVLLSTPALEAVFTDLEILAALFASAIHDVDHPGVSNQFLINTNSELALMYNDSSVLENHHLAVGFKLLQEDNCDIFQNLSKKQRQSLRKMVIDMVLATDMSKHMNLLADLKTMVETKKVTSLGVLLLDNYSDRIQVLQNMVHCADLSNPTKPLELYRQWTDRIMVEFFTQGDRERDKGMEISPMCDKQNASIEKNQVGFIDYIVHPLWETWADLVHPDAQEILDTLEDNREWYQSMIPRSPSPGPEQQEVGGHAGEASALSRGSGSTDKFQFKLTLEEEGESDTESTPEEEESYSAGPGSKLSRTDPGSRFDAVSTMTRLLTKKLTTDSTRTFSVDSEKDMSEDKEAEQEDAPGVSRFRIGT, encoded by the exons TTTCGATGTGGAGAACGGACTGTCAGTGGGGCGCAGTCCCCTGGACCCCCAGGCCAGCCCCGGCTCTGGTCTGGTTATACAGGCCAACTTTCCTCACAGCCAGCGGAGGGAATCCTTCCTGTACCGCTCCGACTCGGACTTTGACCTTTCACCCAAAGGTCCATCCAGGAACTCCTCCACTGCCAGTGATCT GGAGGAAAGCTTGAAGCACTGGGAGGTCAACTGGTTGTCGTCTCG ACACACCGAAGACATGATCGTCACACCCTTTGCACAG GTCCTCGCCAGCCTGAGGACAGTCCGGGGTAACTTTGCCATCATAACCAACCAGCAAGATCGCCCAGTCAGCAA GACTCGATCCGCTGGCAGCAATCCACCTTCAATGTGCAAGACGAGCCTGGCAG AGGAGCCCCACCAACAGCTGGCCATAGAGACTTTAGATGAGCTGGACTGGTGTCTGGAACAGCTTGAGACACTGAAAACGCGCCACTCTGTCAGCGAAATGGCTTCCAACAAG TTCAAGAGAATGCTGAATCGAGAGCTTTCCCAGCTTTCAGAAACCAGCCGTTCAGGGAATCAAGTGTCTGAGTTCATCTCCAGCACTTTCTTAG AGAAGCAACATGACATGGATATCATGTCCACCCCCACCAAGGAGAAGGACAAAAAGAAGCGTCCAATGTCCCAGATCAGTGGCGTTAAAAAGGCCACGCACAGCCCCAGCTTGGccccctccaccatccctcgCTTTGGAGTCAACGCCAGCCAGGAAGGGCTCCTAGCAAAG GAGATGGAGGATGTAAACAGGTGGGGTATCGACATCTTCAAGATCGCAGAGTATTCTGGAAGACGCCCGCTGACGGTCACCATGTACACCATCTTCCAG GAGCGCGAGCTGCTGAAGTCCTTCAAGATACCAACGGACACTTTCCTCACCTTCATGATGACTTTGGAGGACCATTACCATGCCGACGTGGCCTACCACAACAACATCCATGCCGCGGACGTGGTGCAGTCCACCCACGTCCTACTGTCCACACCTGCTCTGGAG gcTGTGTTCACTGATCTGGAGATCCTGGCCGCCCTGTTTGCCAGCGCCATCCATGACGTGGATCACCCCGGAGTTTCCAATCAGTTCCTCATCAACACCA ATTCAGAGCTGGCCTTGATGTACAATGACTCGTCCGTGCTGGAGAACCACCACCTGGCTGTTGGCTTTAAGCTTCTGCAGGAAGACAACTGCGACATCTTCCAGAACCTCAGCAAAAAGCAGAGGCAGTCCCTGCGCAAGATGGTCATCGATATG GTTCTGGCAACGGACATGTCCAAACACATGAATCTACTGGCCGATCTGAAAACGATGGTAGAAACCAAGAAAGTCACCAGTCTTGGAGTCTTGCTATTAGACAACTACTCGGACCGCATACAG GTCCTTCAGAACATGGTGCACTGTGCAGACCTGAGCAACCCCACAAAGCCTCTCGAGCTGTACAGGCAGTGGACCGACCGCATCATGGTGGAGTTTTTCACTCAGGGAGACCGAGAGAGAGACAAGGGCATGGAAATCAGCCCCATGTGTGACAAACAAAATGCCTCAATCGAGAAAAACCAG GTGGGCTTCATTGATTATATTGTTCATCCTCTGTGGGAAACCTGGGCTGATCTTGTCCACCCAGATGCTCAGGAGATCCTGGACACGCTGGAGGATAACCGAGAGTGGTACCAAAGCATGATCCCACGCAGTCCTTCACCCGGccctgagcagcaggaggtggggggcCATGCCGGGGAGGCGTCAGCGCTCAGCAGGGGCAGCGGTTCCACCGATAAGTTCCAGTTCAAGCTCACCCTGGAAGAAGAAGGAGAGTCCGACACCGAGAGTACACCCGAAGAGGAGGAAAGCTACAGCGCCGGACCAGGGTCTAAACTCTCCAGAACTGACCCCGGCAGCAGATTCGACGCAGTGTCCACCATGACGCGACTCCTCACCAAAAAGCTCACTACTGATTCAACCAGGACGTTTTCTGTAGACTCTGAGAAGGATATGTCAGAAGATAaagaagcagagcaggaggacgcCCCCGGCGTCTCACGCTTCAGAATCGGGACATAG
- the pde4ca gene encoding cAMP-specific 3',5'-cyclic phosphodiesterase 4D isoform X9 has protein sequence MADKASTWVRPGHQILCRLSPCAESVLGCRWSDRHVGVCIQCHQNIWQGEGNASPREEPFNSQVLASLRTVRGNFAIITNQQDRPVSKTRSAGSNPPSMCKTSLAEEPHQQLAIETLDELDWCLEQLETLKTRHSVSEMASNKFKRMLNRELSQLSETSRSGNQVSEFISSTFLEKQHDMDIMSTPTKEKDKKKRPMSQISGVKKATHSPSLAPSTIPRFGVNASQEGLLAKEMEDVNRWGIDIFKIAEYSGRRPLTVTMYTIFQERELLKSFKIPTDTFLTFMMTLEDHYHADVAYHNNIHAADVVQSTHVLLSTPALEAVFTDLEILAALFASAIHDVDHPGVSNQFLINTNSELALMYNDSSVLENHHLAVGFKLLQEDNCDIFQNLSKKQRQSLRKMVIDMVLATDMSKHMNLLADLKTMVETKKVTSLGVLLLDNYSDRIQVLQNMVHCADLSNPTKPLELYRQWTDRIMVEFFTQGDRERDKGMEISPMCDKQNASIEKNQVGFIDYIVHPLWETWADLVHPDAQEILDTLEDNREWYQSMIPRSPSPGPEQQEVGGHAGEASALSRGSGSTDKFQFKLTLEEEGESDTESTPEEEESYSAGPGSKLSRTDPGSRFDAVSTMTRLLTKKLTTDSTRTFSVDSEKDMSEDKEAEQEDAPGVSRFRIGT, from the exons ATGGCTGATAAGGCCAGCACATGGGTCAGGCCTGGACACCAGATACTCTGCAGGCTTTCACCGTGCGCTGAGTCAGTGCTTGGCTGCAGATGGAGCGACAGACATGTCGGAGTGTGTATACAATGCCATCAAAATATCTGGCAAGGAGAGGGGAATGCCTCTCCACGGGAGGAGCCCTTCAACTCACAG GTCCTCGCCAGCCTGAGGACAGTCCGGGGTAACTTTGCCATCATAACCAACCAGCAAGATCGCCCAGTCAGCAA GACTCGATCCGCTGGCAGCAATCCACCTTCAATGTGCAAGACGAGCCTGGCAG AGGAGCCCCACCAACAGCTGGCCATAGAGACTTTAGATGAGCTGGACTGGTGTCTGGAACAGCTTGAGACACTGAAAACGCGCCACTCTGTCAGCGAAATGGCTTCCAACAAG TTCAAGAGAATGCTGAATCGAGAGCTTTCCCAGCTTTCAGAAACCAGCCGTTCAGGGAATCAAGTGTCTGAGTTCATCTCCAGCACTTTCTTAG AGAAGCAACATGACATGGATATCATGTCCACCCCCACCAAGGAGAAGGACAAAAAGAAGCGTCCAATGTCCCAGATCAGTGGCGTTAAAAAGGCCACGCACAGCCCCAGCTTGGccccctccaccatccctcgCTTTGGAGTCAACGCCAGCCAGGAAGGGCTCCTAGCAAAG GAGATGGAGGATGTAAACAGGTGGGGTATCGACATCTTCAAGATCGCAGAGTATTCTGGAAGACGCCCGCTGACGGTCACCATGTACACCATCTTCCAG GAGCGCGAGCTGCTGAAGTCCTTCAAGATACCAACGGACACTTTCCTCACCTTCATGATGACTTTGGAGGACCATTACCATGCCGACGTGGCCTACCACAACAACATCCATGCCGCGGACGTGGTGCAGTCCACCCACGTCCTACTGTCCACACCTGCTCTGGAG gcTGTGTTCACTGATCTGGAGATCCTGGCCGCCCTGTTTGCCAGCGCCATCCATGACGTGGATCACCCCGGAGTTTCCAATCAGTTCCTCATCAACACCA ATTCAGAGCTGGCCTTGATGTACAATGACTCGTCCGTGCTGGAGAACCACCACCTGGCTGTTGGCTTTAAGCTTCTGCAGGAAGACAACTGCGACATCTTCCAGAACCTCAGCAAAAAGCAGAGGCAGTCCCTGCGCAAGATGGTCATCGATATG GTTCTGGCAACGGACATGTCCAAACACATGAATCTACTGGCCGATCTGAAAACGATGGTAGAAACCAAGAAAGTCACCAGTCTTGGAGTCTTGCTATTAGACAACTACTCGGACCGCATACAG GTCCTTCAGAACATGGTGCACTGTGCAGACCTGAGCAACCCCACAAAGCCTCTCGAGCTGTACAGGCAGTGGACCGACCGCATCATGGTGGAGTTTTTCACTCAGGGAGACCGAGAGAGAGACAAGGGCATGGAAATCAGCCCCATGTGTGACAAACAAAATGCCTCAATCGAGAAAAACCAG GTGGGCTTCATTGATTATATTGTTCATCCTCTGTGGGAAACCTGGGCTGATCTTGTCCACCCAGATGCTCAGGAGATCCTGGACACGCTGGAGGATAACCGAGAGTGGTACCAAAGCATGATCCCACGCAGTCCTTCACCCGGccctgagcagcaggaggtggggggcCATGCCGGGGAGGCGTCAGCGCTCAGCAGGGGCAGCGGTTCCACCGATAAGTTCCAGTTCAAGCTCACCCTGGAAGAAGAAGGAGAGTCCGACACCGAGAGTACACCCGAAGAGGAGGAAAGCTACAGCGCCGGACCAGGGTCTAAACTCTCCAGAACTGACCCCGGCAGCAGATTCGACGCAGTGTCCACCATGACGCGACTCCTCACCAAAAAGCTCACTACTGATTCAACCAGGACGTTTTCTGTAGACTCTGAGAAGGATATGTCAGAAGATAaagaagcagagcaggaggacgcCCCCGGCGTCTCACGCTTCAGAATCGGGACATAG
- the pde4ca gene encoding cAMP-specific 3',5'-cyclic phosphodiesterase 4C isoform X7, which yields MSVPTNCGFCHSMERSVGVRSGSIWGSPRAVNGPIDIVQKHRRFDVENGLSVGRSPLDPQASPGSGLVIQANFPHSQRRESFLYRSDSDFDLSPKGPSRNSSTASDLHTEDMIVTPFAQVLASLRTVRGNFAIITNQQDRPVSKTRSAGSNPPSMCKTSLAEEPHQQLAIETLDELDWCLEQLETLKTRHSVSEMASNKFKRMLNRELSQLSETSRSGNQVSEFISSTFLEKQHDMDIMSTPTKEKDKKKRPMSQISGVKKATHSPSLAPSTIPRFGVNASQEGLLAKEMEDVNRWGIDIFKIAEYSGRRPLTVTMYTIFQERELLKSFKIPTDTFLTFMMTLEDHYHADVAYHNNIHAADVVQSTHVLLSTPALEAVFTDLEILAALFASAIHDVDHPGVSNQFLINTNSELALMYNDSSVLENHHLAVGFKLLQEDNCDIFQNLSKKQRQSLRKMVIDMVLATDMSKHMNLLADLKTMVETKKVTSLGVLLLDNYSDRIQVLQNMVHCADLSNPTKPLELYRQWTDRIMVEFFTQGDRERDKGMEISPMCDKQNASIEKNQVGFIDYIVHPLWETWADLVHPDAQEILDTLEDNREWYQSMIPRSPSPGPEQQEVGGHAGEASALSRGSGSTDKFQFKLTLEEEGESDTESTPEEEESYSAGPGSKLSRTDPGSRFDAVSTMTRLLTKKLTTDSTRTFSVDSEKDMSEDKEAEQEDAPGVSRFRIGT from the exons TTTCGATGTGGAGAACGGACTGTCAGTGGGGCGCAGTCCCCTGGACCCCCAGGCCAGCCCCGGCTCTGGTCTGGTTATACAGGCCAACTTTCCTCACAGCCAGCGGAGGGAATCCTTCCTGTACCGCTCCGACTCGGACTTTGACCTTTCACCCAAAGGTCCATCCAGGAACTCCTCCACTGCCAGTGATCT ACACACCGAAGACATGATCGTCACACCCTTTGCACAG GTCCTCGCCAGCCTGAGGACAGTCCGGGGTAACTTTGCCATCATAACCAACCAGCAAGATCGCCCAGTCAGCAA GACTCGATCCGCTGGCAGCAATCCACCTTCAATGTGCAAGACGAGCCTGGCAG AGGAGCCCCACCAACAGCTGGCCATAGAGACTTTAGATGAGCTGGACTGGTGTCTGGAACAGCTTGAGACACTGAAAACGCGCCACTCTGTCAGCGAAATGGCTTCCAACAAG TTCAAGAGAATGCTGAATCGAGAGCTTTCCCAGCTTTCAGAAACCAGCCGTTCAGGGAATCAAGTGTCTGAGTTCATCTCCAGCACTTTCTTAG AGAAGCAACATGACATGGATATCATGTCCACCCCCACCAAGGAGAAGGACAAAAAGAAGCGTCCAATGTCCCAGATCAGTGGCGTTAAAAAGGCCACGCACAGCCCCAGCTTGGccccctccaccatccctcgCTTTGGAGTCAACGCCAGCCAGGAAGGGCTCCTAGCAAAG GAGATGGAGGATGTAAACAGGTGGGGTATCGACATCTTCAAGATCGCAGAGTATTCTGGAAGACGCCCGCTGACGGTCACCATGTACACCATCTTCCAG GAGCGCGAGCTGCTGAAGTCCTTCAAGATACCAACGGACACTTTCCTCACCTTCATGATGACTTTGGAGGACCATTACCATGCCGACGTGGCCTACCACAACAACATCCATGCCGCGGACGTGGTGCAGTCCACCCACGTCCTACTGTCCACACCTGCTCTGGAG gcTGTGTTCACTGATCTGGAGATCCTGGCCGCCCTGTTTGCCAGCGCCATCCATGACGTGGATCACCCCGGAGTTTCCAATCAGTTCCTCATCAACACCA ATTCAGAGCTGGCCTTGATGTACAATGACTCGTCCGTGCTGGAGAACCACCACCTGGCTGTTGGCTTTAAGCTTCTGCAGGAAGACAACTGCGACATCTTCCAGAACCTCAGCAAAAAGCAGAGGCAGTCCCTGCGCAAGATGGTCATCGATATG GTTCTGGCAACGGACATGTCCAAACACATGAATCTACTGGCCGATCTGAAAACGATGGTAGAAACCAAGAAAGTCACCAGTCTTGGAGTCTTGCTATTAGACAACTACTCGGACCGCATACAG GTCCTTCAGAACATGGTGCACTGTGCAGACCTGAGCAACCCCACAAAGCCTCTCGAGCTGTACAGGCAGTGGACCGACCGCATCATGGTGGAGTTTTTCACTCAGGGAGACCGAGAGAGAGACAAGGGCATGGAAATCAGCCCCATGTGTGACAAACAAAATGCCTCAATCGAGAAAAACCAG GTGGGCTTCATTGATTATATTGTTCATCCTCTGTGGGAAACCTGGGCTGATCTTGTCCACCCAGATGCTCAGGAGATCCTGGACACGCTGGAGGATAACCGAGAGTGGTACCAAAGCATGATCCCACGCAGTCCTTCACCCGGccctgagcagcaggaggtggggggcCATGCCGGGGAGGCGTCAGCGCTCAGCAGGGGCAGCGGTTCCACCGATAAGTTCCAGTTCAAGCTCACCCTGGAAGAAGAAGGAGAGTCCGACACCGAGAGTACACCCGAAGAGGAGGAAAGCTACAGCGCCGGACCAGGGTCTAAACTCTCCAGAACTGACCCCGGCAGCAGATTCGACGCAGTGTCCACCATGACGCGACTCCTCACCAAAAAGCTCACTACTGATTCAACCAGGACGTTTTCTGTAGACTCTGAGAAGGATATGTCAGAAGATAaagaagcagagcaggaggacgcCCCCGGCGTCTCACGCTTCAGAATCGGGACATAG
- the pde4ca gene encoding cAMP-specific 3',5'-cyclic phosphodiesterase 4D isoform X6 translates to MSVPTNCGFCHSMERSVGVRSGSIWGSPRAVNGPIDIVQKHRRFDVENGLSVGRSPLDPQASPGSGLVIQANFPHSQRRESFLYRSDSDFDLSPKGPSRNSSTASDLEESLKHWEVNWLSSRHTEDMIVTPFAQVLASLRTVRGNFAIITNQQDRPVSKTRSAGSNPPSMCKTSLAEEPHQQLAIETLDELDWCLEQLETLKTRHSVSEMASNKFKRMLNRELSQLSETSRSGNQVSEFISSTFLEKQHDMDIMSTPTKEKDKKKRPMSQISGVKKATHSPSLAPSTIPRFGVNASQEGLLAKEMEDVNRWGIDIFKIAEYSGRRPLTVTMYTIFQERELLKSFKIPTDTFLTFMMTLEDHYHADVAYHNNIHAADVVQSTHVLLSTPALEAVFTDLEILAALFASAIHDVDHPGVSNQFLINTNSELALMYNDSSVLENHHLAVGFKLLQEDNCDIFQNLSKKQRQSLRKMVIDMVLATDMSKHMNLLADLKTMVETKKVTSLGVLLLDNYSDRIQVLQNMVHCADLSNPTKPLELYRQWTDRIMVEFFTQGDRERDKGMEISPMCDKQNASIEKNQVGFIDYIVHPLWETWADLVHPDAQEILDTLEDNREWYQSMIPRSPSPGPEQQEVGGHAGEASALSRGSGSTDKFQFKLTLEEEGESDTESTPEEEESYSAGPGSKLSRTDPGSRFDAVSTMTRLLTKKLTTDSTRTFSVDSEKDMSEDKEAEQEDAPGVSRFRIGT, encoded by the exons TTTCGATGTGGAGAACGGACTGTCAGTGGGGCGCAGTCCCCTGGACCCCCAGGCCAGCCCCGGCTCTGGTCTGGTTATACAGGCCAACTTTCCTCACAGCCAGCGGAGGGAATCCTTCCTGTACCGCTCCGACTCGGACTTTGACCTTTCACCCAAAGGTCCATCCAGGAACTCCTCCACTGCCAGTGATCT GGAGGAAAGCTTGAAGCACTGGGAGGTCAACTGGTTGTCGTCTCG ACACACCGAAGACATGATCGTCACACCCTTTGCACAG GTCCTCGCCAGCCTGAGGACAGTCCGGGGTAACTTTGCCATCATAACCAACCAGCAAGATCGCCCAGTCAGCAA GACTCGATCCGCTGGCAGCAATCCACCTTCAATGTGCAAGACGAGCCTGGCAG AGGAGCCCCACCAACAGCTGGCCATAGAGACTTTAGATGAGCTGGACTGGTGTCTGGAACAGCTTGAGACACTGAAAACGCGCCACTCTGTCAGCGAAATGGCTTCCAACAAG TTCAAGAGAATGCTGAATCGAGAGCTTTCCCAGCTTTCAGAAACCAGCCGTTCAGGGAATCAAGTGTCTGAGTTCATCTCCAGCACTTTCTTAG AGAAGCAACATGACATGGATATCATGTCCACCCCCACCAAGGAGAAGGACAAAAAGAAGCGTCCAATGTCCCAGATCAGTGGCGTTAAAAAGGCCACGCACAGCCCCAGCTTGGccccctccaccatccctcgCTTTGGAGTCAACGCCAGCCAGGAAGGGCTCCTAGCAAAG GAGATGGAGGATGTAAACAGGTGGGGTATCGACATCTTCAAGATCGCAGAGTATTCTGGAAGACGCCCGCTGACGGTCACCATGTACACCATCTTCCAG GAGCGCGAGCTGCTGAAGTCCTTCAAGATACCAACGGACACTTTCCTCACCTTCATGATGACTTTGGAGGACCATTACCATGCCGACGTGGCCTACCACAACAACATCCATGCCGCGGACGTGGTGCAGTCCACCCACGTCCTACTGTCCACACCTGCTCTGGAG gcTGTGTTCACTGATCTGGAGATCCTGGCCGCCCTGTTTGCCAGCGCCATCCATGACGTGGATCACCCCGGAGTTTCCAATCAGTTCCTCATCAACACCA ATTCAGAGCTGGCCTTGATGTACAATGACTCGTCCGTGCTGGAGAACCACCACCTGGCTGTTGGCTTTAAGCTTCTGCAGGAAGACAACTGCGACATCTTCCAGAACCTCAGCAAAAAGCAGAGGCAGTCCCTGCGCAAGATGGTCATCGATATG GTTCTGGCAACGGACATGTCCAAACACATGAATCTACTGGCCGATCTGAAAACGATGGTAGAAACCAAGAAAGTCACCAGTCTTGGAGTCTTGCTATTAGACAACTACTCGGACCGCATACAG GTCCTTCAGAACATGGTGCACTGTGCAGACCTGAGCAACCCCACAAAGCCTCTCGAGCTGTACAGGCAGTGGACCGACCGCATCATGGTGGAGTTTTTCACTCAGGGAGACCGAGAGAGAGACAAGGGCATGGAAATCAGCCCCATGTGTGACAAACAAAATGCCTCAATCGAGAAAAACCAG GTGGGCTTCATTGATTATATTGTTCATCCTCTGTGGGAAACCTGGGCTGATCTTGTCCACCCAGATGCTCAGGAGATCCTGGACACGCTGGAGGATAACCGAGAGTGGTACCAAAGCATGATCCCACGCAGTCCTTCACCCGGccctgagcagcaggaggtggggggcCATGCCGGGGAGGCGTCAGCGCTCAGCAGGGGCAGCGGTTCCACCGATAAGTTCCAGTTCAAGCTCACCCTGGAAGAAGAAGGAGAGTCCGACACCGAGAGTACACCCGAAGAGGAGGAAAGCTACAGCGCCGGACCAGGGTCTAAACTCTCCAGAACTGACCCCGGCAGCAGATTCGACGCAGTGTCCACCATGACGCGACTCCTCACCAAAAAGCTCACTACTGATTCAACCAGGACGTTTTCTGTAGACTCTGAGAAGGATATGTCAGAAGATAaagaagcagagcaggaggacgcCCCCGGCGTCTCACGCTTCAGAATCGGGACATAG
- the pde4ca gene encoding cAMP-specific 3',5'-cyclic phosphodiesterase 4D isoform X5 yields MRTPGRPWRAGHPDRARLTRTRAKLSRDESGRQLSGTDRGRAAGRQRRGGFDVENGLSVGRSPLDPQASPGSGLVIQANFPHSQRRESFLYRSDSDFDLSPKGPSRNSSTASDLEESLKHWEVNWLSSRHTEDMIVTPFAQVLASLRTVRGNFAIITNQQDRPVSKTRSAGSNPPSMCKTSLAEEPHQQLAIETLDELDWCLEQLETLKTRHSVSEMASNKFKRMLNRELSQLSETSRSGNQVSEFISSTFLEKQHDMDIMSTPTKEKDKKKRPMSQISGVKKATHSPSLAPSTIPRFGVNASQEGLLAKEMEDVNRWGIDIFKIAEYSGRRPLTVTMYTIFQERELLKSFKIPTDTFLTFMMTLEDHYHADVAYHNNIHAADVVQSTHVLLSTPALEAVFTDLEILAALFASAIHDVDHPGVSNQFLINTNSELALMYNDSSVLENHHLAVGFKLLQEDNCDIFQNLSKKQRQSLRKMVIDMVLATDMSKHMNLLADLKTMVETKKVTSLGVLLLDNYSDRIQVLQNMVHCADLSNPTKPLELYRQWTDRIMVEFFTQGDRERDKGMEISPMCDKQNASIEKNQVGFIDYIVHPLWETWADLVHPDAQEILDTLEDNREWYQSMIPRSPSPGPEQQEVGGHAGEASALSRGSGSTDKFQFKLTLEEEGESDTESTPEEEESYSAGPGSKLSRTDPGSRFDAVSTMTRLLTKKLTTDSTRTFSVDSEKDMSEDKEAEQEDAPGVSRFRIGT; encoded by the exons TTTCGATGTGGAGAACGGACTGTCAGTGGGGCGCAGTCCCCTGGACCCCCAGGCCAGCCCCGGCTCTGGTCTGGTTATACAGGCCAACTTTCCTCACAGCCAGCGGAGGGAATCCTTCCTGTACCGCTCCGACTCGGACTTTGACCTTTCACCCAAAGGTCCATCCAGGAACTCCTCCACTGCCAGTGATCT GGAGGAAAGCTTGAAGCACTGGGAGGTCAACTGGTTGTCGTCTCG ACACACCGAAGACATGATCGTCACACCCTTTGCACAG GTCCTCGCCAGCCTGAGGACAGTCCGGGGTAACTTTGCCATCATAACCAACCAGCAAGATCGCCCAGTCAGCAA GACTCGATCCGCTGGCAGCAATCCACCTTCAATGTGCAAGACGAGCCTGGCAG AGGAGCCCCACCAACAGCTGGCCATAGAGACTTTAGATGAGCTGGACTGGTGTCTGGAACAGCTTGAGACACTGAAAACGCGCCACTCTGTCAGCGAAATGGCTTCCAACAAG TTCAAGAGAATGCTGAATCGAGAGCTTTCCCAGCTTTCAGAAACCAGCCGTTCAGGGAATCAAGTGTCTGAGTTCATCTCCAGCACTTTCTTAG AGAAGCAACATGACATGGATATCATGTCCACCCCCACCAAGGAGAAGGACAAAAAGAAGCGTCCAATGTCCCAGATCAGTGGCGTTAAAAAGGCCACGCACAGCCCCAGCTTGGccccctccaccatccctcgCTTTGGAGTCAACGCCAGCCAGGAAGGGCTCCTAGCAAAG GAGATGGAGGATGTAAACAGGTGGGGTATCGACATCTTCAAGATCGCAGAGTATTCTGGAAGACGCCCGCTGACGGTCACCATGTACACCATCTTCCAG GAGCGCGAGCTGCTGAAGTCCTTCAAGATACCAACGGACACTTTCCTCACCTTCATGATGACTTTGGAGGACCATTACCATGCCGACGTGGCCTACCACAACAACATCCATGCCGCGGACGTGGTGCAGTCCACCCACGTCCTACTGTCCACACCTGCTCTGGAG gcTGTGTTCACTGATCTGGAGATCCTGGCCGCCCTGTTTGCCAGCGCCATCCATGACGTGGATCACCCCGGAGTTTCCAATCAGTTCCTCATCAACACCA ATTCAGAGCTGGCCTTGATGTACAATGACTCGTCCGTGCTGGAGAACCACCACCTGGCTGTTGGCTTTAAGCTTCTGCAGGAAGACAACTGCGACATCTTCCAGAACCTCAGCAAAAAGCAGAGGCAGTCCCTGCGCAAGATGGTCATCGATATG GTTCTGGCAACGGACATGTCCAAACACATGAATCTACTGGCCGATCTGAAAACGATGGTAGAAACCAAGAAAGTCACCAGTCTTGGAGTCTTGCTATTAGACAACTACTCGGACCGCATACAG GTCCTTCAGAACATGGTGCACTGTGCAGACCTGAGCAACCCCACAAAGCCTCTCGAGCTGTACAGGCAGTGGACCGACCGCATCATGGTGGAGTTTTTCACTCAGGGAGACCGAGAGAGAGACAAGGGCATGGAAATCAGCCCCATGTGTGACAAACAAAATGCCTCAATCGAGAAAAACCAG GTGGGCTTCATTGATTATATTGTTCATCCTCTGTGGGAAACCTGGGCTGATCTTGTCCACCCAGATGCTCAGGAGATCCTGGACACGCTGGAGGATAACCGAGAGTGGTACCAAAGCATGATCCCACGCAGTCCTTCACCCGGccctgagcagcaggaggtggggggcCATGCCGGGGAGGCGTCAGCGCTCAGCAGGGGCAGCGGTTCCACCGATAAGTTCCAGTTCAAGCTCACCCTGGAAGAAGAAGGAGAGTCCGACACCGAGAGTACACCCGAAGAGGAGGAAAGCTACAGCGCCGGACCAGGGTCTAAACTCTCCAGAACTGACCCCGGCAGCAGATTCGACGCAGTGTCCACCATGACGCGACTCCTCACCAAAAAGCTCACTACTGATTCAACCAGGACGTTTTCTGTAGACTCTGAGAAGGATATGTCAGAAGATAaagaagcagagcaggaggacgcCCCCGGCGTCTCACGCTTCAGAATCGGGACATAG